The following proteins are co-located in the Cydia fagiglandana chromosome 2, ilCydFagi1.1, whole genome shotgun sequence genome:
- the LOC134678851 gene encoding uncharacterized protein LOC134678851 has product MSRAAETTKAQMETIKNKNEVARVEVGAGQRRTMKKEHSSDKRQPSRSRTRDQSYIRQQGQAYNRDQSYSRQQGQAYTRDQSCGRQQNQTNTRRSCGKCGRQHGYAKCPAFNKKCVKCGKYNHFAAMCLNKMCGSV; this is encoded by the exons ATGAGCAGAGCAGCTGAAACTACAAAAGCTCAAATGGAAACCATCAAGAACAAAAATGAAGTAGCAAGAGTAGAAGTGGGAGCGGGACAAAGAAGAACCATGAAAAAGGAGCACTCCAGTGATAAAAGGCAGCCCTCCAGGAGCAGAACCAGAGACCAGTCGTATATCAGACAGCAGGGTCAAGCGTACAATAGAGACCAGTCCTATAGCAGACAGCAGGGTCAAGCCTACACCAGAGACCAGTCGTGTGGCAGACAGCAGAATCAAACAAACACCAGACGATCTTGTGGCAAGTGTGGCAGACAACACGGATATGCGAAGTGCCCAGCATTCAACAAGAAGTGTGTGAAGTGCGGCAAATACAATCACTTTGCGGCTATGTGCCTAAATAAAATGTGTGGCTCT GTCTAG